GCGcccttttgttgttgtagattTCTATcaatttataagattttgtCATTTGAATTTACCATATTCAGGAAATTCTCGAGTGTAAAAAAACGTTATCTCTAGGTTTAAAGAACTTCATGAAGTTGCTAACTTAAATTGCTCGAAAAAATTCTGTGTGGAAAGTGAGAACAGGGGattctacaagaaaacattttgtttcCGACGAACTTAATGGTCGGAGAATTTCTAAATTACGAGGAACTTGAATACGCTTGAATAACCATTAACCAATATAATGCACCAAGAACCACATGTTCAAGTCTCGAAGATAATGTTTAGCATACCAAGAGATGACGTTGGagtctaataaaaatattttttaatactgaagaaaattaatataagATCATAAATAATGcatttattatatgttttaaataaagCCATTACAGACAAAAGAGTAGCATTTCATAGTAATATTTAGAggtgattttatttatgaacACAAAAGAGATTGTGAGATTGTAGTTTTAAGGATATTATTAATAGGATTGATCAGCAATATGCATGAGAGCACCTCCCGCTCAATTCTTGTTCCCTTTGCGGCCTTTCTTCTCAGAGGAAGTGCCGTTCACAATGGAGCCGGAACCTACTGTACCTTTTGCACGTGCAGCAGCAGCTTTCCGGTTCACTGCAGCTGACGCATTTCCTTTAGCGTAAGAACCACTTTTAGAAGAAACTTTTGCCTTGCGACCCTTGGCAATGACTTGTCCGTTAGTATATGTGGAGCAACCTTCGTTGCATTGGCCCCTGGACCTTTGGGATTGTTAAAACCACTAGTATAGCTAGAGACGTAAGAGGTGCTGTCAGTTGTGCCATAAGCAGAAAGCTGAGCTCCAATGCCTTTGGTAGTAGTTTTTGGAAGAGAGGTTCCTAATTTGGTCTCCTTGGACACATCTTCGACCTGCCTCACGGTGAGTTAACTCGTACGTTATAAGCATAAAGCATTTAACTATATTGGTATCAAAATCTACATTCATgttaattcaaaataatatttttcgtCTACCAAAATATATCCATATAAACATGCGATTGATCTTGAGCAAGAGAGGTGTTAAAATATCTTGGTATGACTATTAGTTGAAATTTGACTAATGAAATTTAAGAATGTATATTTATTGTAAGAAATGCTCACGTATCTCTTTTGATAAAGAATGCTCACGTACCTTAATAAATACATGTGCATCGagtttgtgtgtatatatagatggcTATGATCTGGGAAGAAGCACACAACACAACTCACCACAAACATACAATTTAAttccaaaagataaaaacaatcaaaagatGAATGCCACAAAGTTTGTTGTGCTTCTCGTGATTAGCGTTTTGTGTGCCATTGTCACCGCAAGGCATGTCGAAGAAGTGTCTAAAGAGACCAAATTAGGCACCTCTCTTCCAAAAAGTACTACCAAAGGCATTGGAGCTCAGCTTTCTGCTGCTGGTATTACTTCCAGCAGTAGTGATGTCTATAGCTCTGCTACTGGTTTCAACAATCCCAAAGGTCCAGACGCTAATGCATACGAAAATGGCTACACAAGTACCAGCGGACAAGTCATTGCCAAGGGTCGCAAGGCAAGAGTTTCTTCTGCAAGTGCTTCTACCGCTAAAGGTGATGCTAAAGCTGCAGTGACTCGCAAAGCTGCTGCTGCACGAGCAAATGGTAAGGTAGCTTCGGCATCAAGGGTGAAGGGTTCctctgagaagaagaagggcaAAGGAAAGAAGGGCAAAGGAAAAAAGGATTGAGCGTGAGGTGATCTCATATTCTCATGCATGCGAATTCCTCaaacctatatataaataatatcctAAAAACTACAAACTCacaatctctttcttgttCATAAATAAAACCAGAGATTGTCTTACGTAAttacaaaaggaaaagaaaaaaaaaaaacattttccttttgaaAAGCTCAATTCTACAGATCCTCATAAACATATCTAAAAACCTTATCCGTGTTATGTTTCCCGACTAAACTGATTTTTTGTGGCCTTTGCTAAAACACGATAGTCACTCATGTCGTCATGTCGTCTAGCCTACTGTGTTACAAATTGATTAGGCACATACCCAACATTAACTCTTCGGCATATTCACTGTCCCAACATGAATATCAAGTTGAATGGAGCCTACTCATTTCGATTTTACATTTACGGCATCTCCAAGTAAGATATGACCCTTTCCATAGGTGTTTCATTCTTATCTTTCTATCTAACAAAGTTGATGATGGAGTCTCCAGCGTTTCATCTATCAAGATTTCCTTGAGCCCCAACACCTAAATGAGCAAACCTTCTACAACAGTAATTAATCGCCTTTACCATCAAATCGatctattttgatttttctttttcgtcaCGCACACCAAGAACATGTGGCTCTGATACTAGCTAGCTGTTAAGATTTAAGAACGAAACACTCACCAAGAACCGTGAACCACGAGACTGATTGGGAGATAAGTGAGTATCGCGAACGGTGATATAtcgagaaagagaggaagaagtcacaagaaaaaagaaacaagaataaGTGTGCAACGGAcgattttatgttttcaaatccTTTTAAGAGGAGGATCATACGTCTACGATAGAAATACCATGTAATTCAGTTTACTTTGAGATGTTACATGTTACAAGAGATATGAGGAGCTCAAATAGattatcttccttttttctatatttggaCGTCATTTAAAAAGACTATTAAAGTCGTAATTAttgcatttattttatttaacaatAGACATCACACAAAGAGTAGCACTTTCATCATAATTAATAAAGGTGGCAATCTCTAGTCTTATTTATGAATACAAAGAGATTATTGTTGGGTTTGTAGAGTATTATGATATATAGGCGGAGAAATGAGCATGATCACCTCACGGTTTAGGCCCGGTGCTGCCAAATGCAGTAGTAATGCCACGTCCAAAACCATTTCCTTTGGCGGTTGCACCTTTGCGACCCGCTACAGCATTAGCTTGGCCTAGACCGAAAGCAATACTCCTAGAAAAAGCTGTTGCGTTGGGACCCTTTGCAATGACATATCCACTAGTAATTCCGGAGCCGCTTCCAATTGCATTGCTGCTGGAACCTTTGCGACCCTTTATTTTAGCATCACCAAAGCCATTGCCATCACCTATAGACTGAGTATAAACAGTAACTGTAAATTCAGCTCCAACGCCTTTGGTAGCTTTGGGAAGAGAGACGCTTAATTCGGTCTCTTTGGATCTTTTCTCGAGTTGCCTAATTGCACCAACATTGACACATACAACTCCAATCAAGAGAAGTACAACAAACTTAATAGCATTCATCTTTATGTCtctcctttttgttttctaattaagatgtttttttttcaagtgtGTTATGATGTGTTCCTCCCACATCGCAGCCTCTATGTATATACACATGAAATTATTAGGATATGAGTTCGTTTCTTACAAGAAAAGATATATACTTTAATGCTAtagttaatattttaacatataaCTACTAGTCTTTCCTAGATGTCAAATTAATGTTACCATCTAAACACGTCTAGCCAAAATCTATCTccattataaaaatttaaacatgttTACATTTTGAAACTAGATATGCTTCTAAACTGTCTTGTGATTTAATTATGTGactatcaaatatttaattagttgttTTGTGTAACGTAAGAGTATACCGGTgtcgtgatttttttttttacttaattcCATTTTAGATTACTTTcactaaaagtctaaaacaaaAGGTCAAAGGATTGCATTTAACTCTTATGAATTGAGATATCTAAAATAACACAGTTTAGACTAATTACATACTGTTTACTGTATGTATGAATCGCGATCTAAAATACTGCATTGTTTCCTTAATTTTCATAGATATTCtctataaatttttttctttgtgaaaaACCGGGAAATAATTCTCCctgatttaattaaaaatagaaacgaAACAATTTTACATAGAAATTCGTCTTGGAAACAGGATCTAACAACATCTTCCCTCATATATATTAATCGGAGCAACCTCcaccaaaactaaaataaaaacataaaatcctAAATGTAAAGAGAACTTAGAGTTAGCTAATATGTCTGCAAGGTAATTAGATTGTTTATATACATGTGAAATATGgacaatttaattttaatttacaaaaaaatcatagtaCAACCGTGTCAGGAAAAACAACGGTTGTTGATTTTGCAAAAGGGTAAAAGgcctattattattttttaaacaaaattcattaaaagattttgacatttttgttggttttgccAAAAGCTCAACAAGATATTGAGACGGTTTTTGTAAATAACCAACTCTGAATTCACCTAAAACTCCAAACACGTAATTCTCTGTTCCAAAGCAATGTATAGGCCATCGTAAACTCCACAAAGCTCCGCTAACGGTGTCAAGCATCGCCCTACATTTAACCCAAGCCCTCCACATCAATCCCTTTCACCAGTTCTCAACACGTACACCACCAGCGGTAGCCAGCCCGGATTTCCATATGATGCACCATATGTATAAGGTTTAAACGAGCCTGCTTGTGGAACCACCCAACCTATCATCTATTCCACCATACCGCTGGCCCTATATGCTTCCCACACGCCGCATTTGCTGCATATACCTTCTAAGCCAAGTCCCGAGTCCTTGAGAAACCTCACGCTATCCTTCCTTACCCTATTCGCCCCAAAGACATTCTCTACCATAAATGAAACTCACTGAACATTATCTTTGGATATTTCTCAATTGCTTTATTTTTCGTAATGATAgttttcattaataaatacGCAGGAGTGATTTGGGTTGCCGAtagcttaaattagttgtatttaaatcttaattagtaattatatCCAATTCTAACATTATTAGTATTTAAAAGTACATTCtgaataaatatatcaaatatgtGTAAAATTAGGAGATACCTGGTTTATCCAATATAtacaactagattttaacccgcggtataccgcgggatgatttattttttaaaagtaatatatattaaaacttgcaaattttatttttataaaatatttatatttttacagtttataattattattaagtatttatatatattaattgttattaaaaaataataaattaaagatttaacccgtattaaaacggtggattaattatattttactttttattaatgttgattcaaaaacccgtccctgcaaatccgtcttgccaaaaacccatttattttattaatattaattttatttatgatatgactctgaattataatctaaacatt
This sequence is a window from Arabidopsis thaliana chromosome 1 sequence. Protein-coding genes within it:
- a CDS encoding uncharacterized protein (unknown protein; FUNCTIONS IN: molecular_function unknown; INVOLVED IN: biological_process unknown; LOCATED IN: endomembrane system; BEST Arabidopsis thaliana protein match is: unknown protein (TAIR:AT1G62000.1); Has 131 Blast hits to 122 proteins in 40 species: Archae - 0; Bacteria - 73; Metazoa - 10; Fungi - 6; Plants - 37; Viruses - 0; Other Eukaryotes - 5 (source: NCBI BLink).), which encodes MNATKFVVLLVISVLCAIVTARHVEEVSKETKLGTSLPKSTTKGIGAQLSAAGITSSSSDVYSSATGFNNPKGPDANAYENGYTSTSGQVIAKGRKARVSSASASTAKGDAKAAVTRKAAAARANGKVASASRVKGSSEKKKGKGKKGKGKKD
- a CDS encoding uncharacterized protein (unknown protein; FUNCTIONS IN: molecular_function unknown; INVOLVED IN: biological_process unknown; LOCATED IN: endomembrane system; BEST Arabidopsis thaliana protein match is: unknown protein (TAIR:AT1G62000.1); Has 41 Blast hits to 41 proteins in 5 species: Archae - 0; Bacteria - 2; Metazoa - 1; Fungi - 2; Plants - 36; Viruses - 0; Other Eukaryotes - 0 (source: NCBI BLink).) → MNAIKFVVLLLIGVVCVNVGAIRQLEKRSKETELSVSLPKATKGVGAEFTVTVYTQSIGDGNGFGDAKIKGRKGSSSNAIGSGSGITSGYVIAKGPNATAFSRSIAFGLGQANAVAGRKGATAKGNGFGRGITTAFGSTGPKP